One window of the Halarcobacter mediterraneus genome contains the following:
- a CDS encoding 7TM diverse intracellular signaling domain-containing protein, whose product MHIKLLILVLLLFNPLFSKTLPIYSEIEKIDLLRFSQIYIDSTQNLSILDIKKENINFRNNDKKMVGFGYSPAFNVWIKFTLKNETEKKILKILEYDNPLTTHIEFYSPDNNYRKIQKGLFFKDKNTNTINSTFQIVLEPFSKKTYYIKAKSEITPLIVKINLWENSNFLSKELKHQAILCLFFGAMLILAIYNLFIYFFTKDVSYLYYVLYIIGIIIHHSLYVGLATTYILESYLIKNVFIFASVIVAIPILALAFFTKEFLHTKQYPKNNRFLNIYILILILSIIFFLLTNSYDKYRNILTMLLLVYLMSLTIYAALKKNTQAYFILFGWSIFLLSGLAMFLSSAGVFNIYQYFPYFVETSFVLEAIIFSIALANKINKLQKQKNEANQRLLKHQESETKRLSKEVNKRTKDLKETLVEKELLLKELNHRVKNNMQTIVSLIRLQNDEVKNEKLNDILLTIQNRINAMSHLHELLYKQDNISHINTYAYFEVLIEEVKESYKKDVDIKIDIKTNLRMEQAIYCGLILNELLTNSFKYAFPNLIGKISITLTKKNNLITLIVKDNGIGYNKEKVHDSLGLTLVDTLARKQLKGNIFIDTTKGVFSKIIWEDKE is encoded by the coding sequence ATGCATATAAAATTATTAATATTAGTTCTTTTACTTTTTAATCCTTTATTCTCAAAAACATTACCTATTTATTCAGAAATAGAAAAAATAGATCTTTTAAGATTTTCACAAATATATATTGATTCTACCCAAAATCTTTCAATATTAGATATTAAAAAAGAGAACATAAACTTTAGAAATAATGATAAAAAAATGGTAGGATTTGGGTATTCACCTGCTTTTAATGTATGGATAAAATTCACACTAAAAAATGAAACTGAAAAAAAAATTTTAAAAATATTAGAATATGATAACCCATTAACCACTCACATAGAGTTTTATTCGCCTGACAATAATTATAGAAAGATACAAAAAGGTTTATTTTTTAAAGATAAAAATACTAATACAATTAATTCAACATTTCAAATAGTACTAGAACCATTTAGCAAGAAGACCTATTATATAAAAGCTAAATCAGAAATAACTCCACTAATAGTAAAAATTAATTTATGGGAGAATTCAAACTTTTTAAGTAAAGAATTAAAACATCAAGCTATTTTATGTCTATTTTTTGGAGCAATGCTAATATTAGCCATATACAATTTATTTATATATTTTTTTACAAAAGATGTAAGTTACTTATATTATGTTCTTTATATTATTGGAATAATTATTCATCACTCTTTATATGTAGGATTAGCTACAACTTACATTTTAGAAAGTTATCTAATAAAAAATGTATTTATTTTTGCTTCTGTAATTGTTGCTATTCCTATTTTAGCTTTAGCTTTTTTTACAAAAGAATTCTTACATACAAAACAATACCCAAAAAATAATAGATTTTTAAATATTTATATTCTAATACTTATTTTATCTATAATCTTTTTCTTACTTACTAATTCATATGATAAATATAGAAATATATTAACTATGCTTTTACTTGTATATTTAATGTCCCTTACAATATATGCTGCATTAAAAAAGAATACACAAGCTTACTTTATTCTTTTTGGTTGGTCTATTTTCTTACTATCTGGCTTAGCAATGTTCCTATCAAGTGCTGGAGTATTTAATATTTATCAATATTTTCCATATTTTGTTGAAACTTCTTTTGTTTTAGAGGCTATAATTTTTTCAATTGCTTTAGCTAATAAAATTAATAAGTTACAAAAACAAAAAAATGAAGCAAATCAAAGATTATTAAAACATCAAGAAAGTGAAACAAAAAGATTAAGTAAAGAAGTAAACAAAAGAACAAAAGATTTAAAAGAAACATTAGTAGAAAAAGAGCTTCTGTTAAAAGAGCTTAATCATAGAGTAAAAAACAATATGCAAACTATAGTTTCACTAATACGTCTTCAAAATGATGAAGTAAAAAATGAGAAGTTAAATGATATTTTACTTACTATTCAAAATAGAATTAATGCAATGAGTCACTTACATGAACTCTTATATAAACAAGATAATATCTCACATATAAATACTTATGCGTATTTTGAAGTTTTAATTGAAGAAGTGAAAGAAAGTTATAAAAAAGATGTAGATATAAAAATAGATATAAAAACAAACCTAAGAATGGAACAAGCTATTTATTGTGGTTTAATATTAAATGAACTATTAACAAACTCTTTTAAATATGCATTTCCTAATCTTATAGGAAAGATATCTATTACTCTTACAAAGAAAAACAATTTAATTACTCTTATAGTAAAAGATAATGGAATAGGATATAACAAAGAAAAAGTTCATGATTCTTTAGGGCTTACACTTGTTGATACCTTAGCAAGAAAACAGCTAAAAGGAAATATTTTCATAGATACTACAAAAGGGGTATTTTCTAAAATAATTTGGGAGGATAAAGAATAG
- a CDS encoding sensor histidine kinase yields the protein MISLIEKFKNSIGYILFKKVYLTYFVFMFLFVSFQIFTEYRNEKKQITKIFQKIENVYKNILIENVKQRNINALINLANAIESTTDITGISIINEKRSFIFLDGVVSEDIKNLEPIIRLEGLTYAYSNNLLTHTIEFKLKEQNYYIFLFIDLNEVYINLEESIFLILLNIIASMILLGVLFFIFSSKHLIRPLNTIIAATKKFDVVEHETIEIDLKEIEKNELHKLAGTFNKMSKRINEAYINMQQLTMIREIQKNKLEQQKKELQDANKAKDDFMANMSHELKTPLNSINVISNVMMKNRRGVFDEKEIKNFEIINKCGKDLLFLINDVLDLSKLEAGEIILNNDRVDIKDIGDSIYDMFIEQMNEKNLDFIYEVDESIGYIFSDKDRIKQIAKNLLSNSLKFTEKGKIKFIIRNDDENIKMIIEDQGIGIAKEKLSHIFDRFKQVDGSTTRKYGGTGLGLAICKDLSKLLKGDISVTSEENVGSRFIVTISKNKELLKGLDTLELKADSKDKKEDIEEVLMENQIEILDEEKKEIYILNNDPILFFNLIIQLNKKYLVKQVSSFEEFKKFKDKESKILIDISKLNEEEKEFLVDEFKGELIVIYENNLENDIKEKAIKTYEKTLIKDGLKDI from the coding sequence ATGATAAGTTTAATTGAAAAATTCAAAAATAGTATAGGTTATATATTATTTAAAAAAGTTTATTTAACATATTTTGTTTTTATGTTTTTATTTGTATCTTTTCAAATTTTTACAGAATATAGAAATGAAAAAAAACAAATAACAAAAATATTTCAAAAGATAGAAAATGTATATAAAAATATATTAATAGAGAATGTAAAGCAAAGAAATATTAATGCTTTAATAAATCTTGCTAATGCAATTGAATCTACTACAGACATTACAGGGATATCAATTATAAATGAAAAAAGGAGTTTTATTTTTTTAGATGGAGTAGTTAGTGAAGATATAAAGAATCTTGAGCCAATTATCCGTTTAGAAGGTTTAACCTATGCCTATTCAAATAATTTATTAACCCATACAATAGAGTTTAAATTAAAAGAACAAAACTACTATATCTTTCTGTTTATAGATTTAAATGAAGTATATATTAATTTAGAAGAATCAATTTTTCTAATTTTACTAAATATCATAGCAAGTATGATTTTATTAGGTGTATTATTTTTTATTTTCTCTTCAAAACATTTAATTAGACCCTTAAATACAATTATTGCTGCAACTAAAAAGTTTGATGTTGTTGAGCATGAAACAATAGAGATTGATCTTAAAGAAATAGAAAAGAATGAACTTCATAAGCTTGCAGGTACATTTAATAAAATGTCAAAAAGGATTAATGAAGCATATATTAATATGCAACAGTTAACAATGATTAGAGAAATACAAAAAAATAAATTAGAACAACAGAAAAAAGAGTTGCAAGATGCAAACAAAGCAAAAGATGACTTTATGGCAAATATGAGTCATGAATTGAAAACACCTTTAAACTCAATTAATGTAATCAGTAATGTAATGATGAAAAATAGAAGAGGTGTTTTTGATGAAAAAGAAATTAAAAATTTTGAAATAATTAATAAATGTGGAAAAGACTTGTTATTTTTAATAAATGATGTTTTAGATTTATCAAAACTAGAAGCTGGGGAAATTATTTTAAATAATGATAGAGTAGATATTAAAGATATAGGAGATAGTATTTATGATATGTTCATCGAACAAATGAATGAAAAGAATCTTGATTTTATATATGAGGTTGATGAGTCTATAGGCTATATTTTTAGTGACAAGGATAGAATTAAACAAATAGCAAAAAATTTATTGAGTAACTCTTTAAAGTTTACAGAAAAAGGGAAAATCAAATTTATTATAAGAAATGATGATGAAAATATAAAAATGATAATTGAAGACCAAGGAATTGGTATTGCAAAAGAGAAATTATCTCATATTTTTGATAGGTTTAAACAAGTAGATGGTAGCACAACTAGAAAATATGGTGGAACAGGATTAGGGTTAGCTATATGTAAAGATTTAAGTAAGTTATTAAAAGGAGATATCTCTGTAACAAGTGAAGAAAATGTAGGTTCTAGATTTATTGTTACTATCTCTAAAAATAAAGAACTTCTAAAAGGACTTGATACTTTAGAATTAAAAGCAGATTCAAAAGATAAAAAAGAAGATATAGAAGAAGTATTAATGGAAAATCAAATAGAAATATTAGATGAAGAAAAAAAAGAGATTTATATTTTAAATAATGACCCTATTTTATTTTTTAATTTAATAATACAATTAAATAAAAAATATTTAGTAAAGCAGGTATCAAGTTTTGAAGAGTTTAAAAAGTTTAAAGATAAAGAAAGTAAGATTTTAATTGATATTTCAAAACTAAATGAAGAAGAAAAAGAGTTTTTAGTTGATGAGTTCAAAGGAGAACTTATTGTTATTTATGAAAATAACTTAGAAAATGATATTAAAGAAAAAGCTATCAAAACTTATGAAAAAACATTAATTAAAGATGGATTGAAGGATATCTAA
- a CDS encoding YraN family protein, which translates to MSSKEKGKLAEQKACKYLEDYDFYIIETNFFAKKLGEIDIIAKKNNIYHFIEVKSALDYETAINNITPSKLSKLKRSIEYYLQIKKLDISYCIDVIIIVDNDIDLISNITI; encoded by the coding sequence ATGTCTTCTAAAGAAAAAGGGAAACTAGCAGAACAAAAAGCTTGTAAATATTTAGAAGACTATGATTTTTATATTATAGAAACAAATTTCTTTGCAAAAAAACTTGGAGAAATAGATATTATTGCTAAAAAGAATAATATCTATCACTTCATTGAAGTAAAATCTGCCCTTGATTATGAAACAGCTATAAATAATATTACTCCAAGTAAACTCTCTAAATTAAAAAGAAGTATTGAATACTATCTTCAAATAAAAAAACTTGATATTTCATATTGTATTGATGTGATAATTATTGTAGATAATGATATTGATTTAATTTCTAATATTACCATTTGA
- a CDS encoding FIST signal transduction protein, which yields MKKVQYFENMIHLLNSKLEFSNKYLILVAENTIFDLEQLNSLNIEFVGAIVPEIIFDNKHLKEGLVIYTLNLNSQMNLIEDMNNIDYLKKENFHKHSSFIIIVDGLSSYITKFLESTFQVLPLNSKIVGGGAGKSTLKQEPIIFSNSGIYQDSALVISMNLKLNIAVENGWQYLEGPFLVSSCDKNCLKSLNFSKAFKAYKEVIEKDCKIKITKDNFLDVCKSYPLGIIKFDEEIIVRDPIFLDEDENIILIGDIEQNSTINILKGNKEYLLNASKNIVNKACKNIQKDDIQAIAIFDCISRSTYLGKDFVEELNHIKKQSNDKLIFGALSLGEIANNGNEYINLYNKTCVVGVLC from the coding sequence ATGAAGAAAGTACAATATTTTGAAAATATGATTCATTTATTAAATTCAAAACTTGAATTTAGTAATAAATACCTTATTCTAGTAGCTGAAAACACAATATTTGATTTAGAACAATTAAATAGTTTAAATATTGAATTTGTAGGGGCTATTGTCCCTGAAATAATATTTGATAACAAACATCTAAAAGAAGGTTTAGTTATTTATACCCTAAACCTAAATAGTCAAATGAATTTAATTGAAGATATGAATAATATTGATTATTTAAAAAAAGAAAACTTTCATAAACACTCTTCTTTTATAATAATAGTTGATGGTCTAAGTAGTTATATTACAAAGTTTCTTGAGTCAACTTTTCAAGTTTTACCTTTAAACAGTAAAATTGTAGGAGGAGGAGCAGGGAAATCTACCTTAAAACAAGAGCCTATAATCTTTTCAAACTCTGGTATTTATCAAGATTCAGCCTTAGTTATATCAATGAATTTAAAACTTAATATTGCAGTAGAAAATGGTTGGCAATATTTAGAGGGACCTTTTTTAGTTTCTTCCTGTGATAAAAACTGCCTTAAATCTTTAAATTTCTCAAAAGCTTTTAAAGCATATAAAGAAGTTATAGAAAAAGATTGTAAAATAAAAATCACTAAAGATAATTTTCTTGATGTTTGTAAATCTTATCCCCTAGGAATTATTAAATTTGATGAAGAAATAATAGTAAGAGATCCTATATTTCTAGATGAAGATGAAAATATAATTTTAATTGGTGATATAGAACAAAACTCTACAATAAATATTTTAAAAGGAAATAAAGAGTATCTCTTAAATGCTTCAAAAAATATTGTTAATAAAGCTTGTAAAAATATACAAAAAGATGATATTCAGGCTATTGCAATTTTTGATTGCATTTCAAGATCAACTTATTTAGGAAAAGATTTTGTTGAAGAACTTAACCATATAAAAAAACAAAGTAATGACAAACTCATTTTTGGAGCATTAAGTCTTGGGGAAATTGCAAATAATGGTAATGAATATATAAATCTTTATAATAAAACTTGTGTAGTAGGTGTATTATGTTAG
- a CDS encoding response regulator, which yields MESTINIKNLKVLYVEDEELAREKLGKFLKRRFTDVQLCANGLDGFFAFQDAFNKNEKFDLIISDINMPKMDGLEMLEKIKEIDSKVPTMLITARTETEQMLKAISLHIDSYILKPIDLNIINGKLDRICTDIFYQKNYEVQKKELQTYLDILNQEAIVSKTDLSGKITYVNDGFCEITGFTEDELIGKSHKVIRHPEVSKDFFKNLWETIQSGKVWSGTFKNLAKDGSTFFVNTKIIPIFDSSNKKIEQYIAIRFLVTEEELKKRENFKRFLEQITEYKKKIGTLSKEKEELFQRLQESSNTIKSLDSRAQQIEMKRKQLLSQLEAYERNNLEFDKLNLMTRQDKTKQFEQMYEALNALKSVNRKHEKHIKDMEVMLAEKTEELDSFIKKDLENKKRINDLRDLVTNFQEEIEELKKQHHKRSLF from the coding sequence ATGGAAAGTACAATTAATATAAAAAATTTAAAAGTCTTATATGTCGAAGATGAAGAGTTAGCTAGGGAAAAGTTAGGTAAGTTTTTAAAAAGAAGATTTACTGATGTTCAGTTATGTGCAAATGGTTTGGATGGTTTTTTTGCTTTTCAAGATGCATTTAATAAGAATGAAAAATTTGACTTGATTATCAGTGATATTAATATGCCTAAAATGGATGGCTTAGAAATGCTTGAAAAAATAAAAGAAATTGATAGTAAAGTTCCAACAATGCTTATTACGGCAAGAACAGAGACTGAACAAATGTTAAAAGCAATTTCTTTGCATATAGATAGTTATATTTTAAAACCAATTGATTTGAATATAATAAATGGAAAACTTGATAGGATTTGCACAGATATTTTCTATCAAAAAAATTATGAAGTACAGAAAAAAGAACTTCAAACCTATTTAGATATCTTAAATCAAGAAGCAATAGTTTCAAAAACAGATTTAAGTGGTAAAATAACTTATGTAAATGATGGCTTTTGTGAGATTACAGGTTTTACAGAAGATGAACTAATTGGAAAATCACATAAAGTAATAAGACATCCAGAGGTTTCAAAAGATTTTTTCAAAAATCTATGGGAAACTATTCAAAGTGGTAAAGTGTGGAGTGGTACTTTTAAGAATTTAGCAAAAGATGGCTCTACTTTTTTTGTAAATACAAAAATAATACCTATTTTTGATAGTTCAAATAAAAAAATAGAACAATATATAGCTATAAGATTTCTTGTGACTGAAGAGGAACTAAAAAAAAGAGAAAACTTTAAAAGATTTTTAGAACAAATAACAGAATATAAAAAGAAAATTGGAACTTTATCTAAAGAAAAAGAAGAATTGTTTCAAAGACTACAAGAGTCTTCAAACACTATTAAATCTCTTGATTCTCGAGCACAACAAATAGAAATGAAAAGAAAACAATTATTAAGCCAATTAGAAGCCTATGAACGTAACAATTTAGAATTTGATAAACTAAATTTAATGACTAGACAAGATAAAACAAAGCAATTTGAGCAAATGTATGAAGCTTTAAATGCTTTAAAAAGTGTTAATAGAAAACATGAAAAACATATTAAGGATATGGAAGTAATGTTGGCAGAAAAAACTGAAGAGTTAGATTCTTTTATTAAAAAAGATCTTGAAAATAAAAAAAGAATAAATGATTTAAGAGATTTAGTTACTAATTTTCAAGAAGAAATTGAAGAGTTAAAAAAACAACATCATAAACGAAGTTTATTTTAA
- a CDS encoding sensor histidine kinase, translating to MLVQNLAIAFKCYSAIGNSFDLKKMMYEVLKVFVSESYCTYGSYCIKNKEFSYFGKIDKFCAEDYDEYKKEINFIEEEEKVVIIIRLEYGSIFLISKNLETDYGFFISMFESLIKKLNISIDSCMNVQKLKELNQAKDDFLANISHELKTPLNSINLISSVMKKNKDNSLNERNLKNIEIINSSGNYLLNLINDILDISRLESGRTTVHYEKVNLKESLEEIQNIFLPQLEEKGIDFIFNFDENIKEIYSDNNKIKQIVKNLLSNAIKFVNKGYIKLSVKDEDSNIMISVEDNGVGIAQEKLEHIFDRFKQADSTTTRKYGGTGLGLSISKELLKLLNGSIFVKSKENIGSTFYVTIPKNLNELKHLDELDVMRNYKKEEVQESKKDILVFNSNAITFFSYVMHLNKFFNVKQINQLDQLNDIDIENFEKIIVDKSSIDHTIFNTLNDNFNKKLFLIDRDKSITETINELKKDIL from the coding sequence ATGTTAGTTCAAAATTTAGCGATTGCTTTTAAATGTTATAGTGCTATTGGTAATTCATTTGATTTAAAAAAAATGATGTATGAAGTTTTAAAAGTTTTTGTTTCAGAAAGCTATTGTACGTATGGCTCTTATTGTATTAAGAATAAAGAATTTAGTTATTTTGGTAAAATTGATAAATTCTGTGCTGAGGATTATGATGAATATAAAAAAGAAATTAATTTTATTGAAGAAGAAGAAAAAGTAGTTATTATCATAAGACTAGAATATGGTTCAATTTTTCTTATTTCTAAAAATCTCGAAACTGATTATGGCTTTTTTATTTCAATGTTTGAAAGCTTAATAAAAAAATTAAATATTAGTATAGATTCATGTATGAATGTACAAAAACTAAAAGAATTAAATCAGGCAAAAGATGATTTTCTAGCGAACATAAGTCATGAATTAAAAACTCCTCTAAACTCTATAAATTTGATTTCATCTGTTATGAAAAAGAATAAAGATAATTCTCTAAATGAAAGAAATCTAAAAAATATTGAAATCATAAATAGTAGTGGGAACTATTTATTAAATCTTATAAATGATATTTTAGATATATCTCGGTTAGAATCAGGAAGAACTACAGTTCACTATGAAAAAGTAAACCTAAAAGAGTCTTTAGAAGAAATTCAAAATATTTTTTTACCTCAATTAGAAGAAAAAGGTATAGATTTTATCTTTAACTTTGATGAAAATATCAAAGAAATTTACAGCGATAATAATAAAATAAAACAAATAGTTAAAAACCTTCTAAGTAATGCAATAAAATTTGTAAATAAAGGCTATATAAAACTTAGCGTAAAAGATGAAGATAGCAATATAATGATTAGTGTAGAAGATAATGGTGTAGGAATTGCACAAGAAAAATTAGAACATATTTTTGATAGATTTAAACAAGCAGATAGTACTACTACAAGAAAATATGGCGGAACAGGCTTAGGATTATCAATATCTAAAGAATTATTAAAACTTTTGAATGGTTCAATATTTGTAAAAAGTAAGGAAAACATTGGTTCAACTTTTTATGTAACTATTCCAAAAAATCTTAATGAATTAAAACATTTAGATGAACTTGATGTAATGAGAAACTATAAAAAAGAAGAAGTTCAAGAATCAAAAAAAGATATCTTAGTTTTCAACTCCAATGCCATAACTTTTTTTTCTTATGTTATGCATTTAAACAAGTTTTTTAATGTAAAGCAAATTAATCAATTAGATCAACTAAATGATATAGATATAGAAAATTTTGAAAAAATTATTGTTGATAAAAGTAGTATCGACCATACAATTTTTAATACTTTAAATGATAACTTCAATAAAAAATTATTTTTGATTGACAGAGACAAAAGTATTACAGAAACTATAAATGAATTAAAAAAGGATATATTATGA
- a CDS encoding N-acyl amino acid synthase FeeM domain-containing protein — protein MSYLNKNISINYLQDFVNQTISKSNYLPEQFNEQQKEALEIFKKRIFLEEIIEETINFNKKLKWEDKYSNINLIKNTEELIEVFKLRSDVYHEISYDKECPDKIKGLNFDLFDKSSAIIYCTTNNQISGTIRFIFDSNNKLPTEEKVNFDEFRNTYKKIGEISRNIVKTRNQGLNQEFKYLMNGIYNVFINNDVDIALSGIRKDHLKLFQKLGGVNVEKELSAYGNVNIPFLIISYNPRLASKFFKKVFLKENM, from the coding sequence ATGAGTTACTTAAATAAAAACATTTCAATAAACTATTTACAAGATTTTGTAAATCAAACTATTTCAAAATCAAATTATCTTCCTGAACAATTTAATGAACAACAAAAAGAAGCCTTAGAAATATTTAAAAAAAGAATTTTTCTTGAGGAAATTATTGAAGAGACCATAAACTTTAATAAGAAACTCAAATGGGAAGATAAATACTCTAATATAAATTTAATTAAAAATACAGAAGAATTAATTGAGGTTTTTAAATTAAGAAGTGATGTTTATCATGAAATTTCTTATGATAAAGAGTGTCCTGATAAAATAAAAGGCTTAAACTTTGACCTTTTTGATAAAAGCTCAGCAATAATATATTGTACAACAAACAATCAAATTTCAGGAACAATCAGATTTATATTTGATTCAAATAACAAACTTCCAACAGAAGAAAAAGTAAATTTTGACGAATTTAGAAACACTTATAAAAAAATAGGAGAAATCTCAAGGAATATTGTAAAAACAAGAAATCAAGGATTAAATCAAGAGTTTAAATATCTAATGAATGGTATCTATAATGTTTTTATCAATAATGATGTAGATATTGCTTTATCAGGTATAAGAAAAGACCATTTAAAACTATTTCAAAAGCTTGGAGGAGTAAATGTTGAAAAAGAATTATCAGCATATGGTAATGTTAATATTCCTTTTTTAATAATCTCATATAATCCAAGACTTGCATCAAAATTTTTTAAAAAGGTTTTTTTGAAAGAAAATATGTGA
- a CDS encoding response regulator, which produces MSKNKILIVEDETIVALEIQKALESFDYEVTDIATDYESALESVKKNSPNLILMDINLGGDKDGIDIAKEIQNSYTIPIIFTTAYSDEETINRAIRTNPISYLIKPFKREELKSNILLGLYKSKNSDKTKIDKKLLNLGYQYFYDEELDKLYYKELYIKLGLKERKLLRILIEEKGKIVSFEKIEYKIWNTHIVSSSTLRTLIYRLRSKLHYDLIETIPNVGCRIYIKG; this is translated from the coding sequence ATGAGTAAAAATAAAATATTAATAGTAGAAGATGAAACAATAGTAGCTTTAGAAATTCAAAAAGCATTAGAAAGTTTTGATTATGAAGTAACAGATATTGCTACAGATTATGAAAGTGCACTAGAAAGTGTAAAAAAGAATTCTCCAAATTTAATTTTAATGGATATAAATTTAGGAGGAGATAAAGATGGTATAGATATAGCTAAAGAGATTCAAAATAGTTACACTATACCAATAATCTTTACAACAGCATATTCCGATGAGGAAACAATAAATCGTGCAATTAGAACCAACCCTATTAGCTATTTGATAAAACCATTTAAAAGAGAAGAATTAAAATCAAATATTTTATTAGGACTATACAAATCAAAAAATAGTGATAAAACAAAAATAGATAAGAAACTTTTAAATTTGGGATATCAATATTTTTATGATGAAGAACTAGATAAATTATACTACAAAGAATTATATATAAAACTTGGATTAAAAGAAAGAAAACTTTTAAGAATTCTTATTGAAGAAAAAGGGAAAATTGTATCTTTTGAAAAGATTGAATATAAGATTTGGAATACACATATTGTTTCAAGTAGTACATTAAGAACCCTTATTTATAGATTAAGGTCAAAACTGCACTACGATTTAATTGAAACAATCCCAAATGTAGGTTGTAGAATTTATATAAAAGGTTAA
- a CDS encoding Y-family DNA polymerase — MFLHLDLDCFFVSAHRTIDKSLENIPTAVGGRSNLNIFSSKKELRHISENGGAFVSTILTNEGEKSFKEYFVDENGRIRGIITTASYEARAYGIKTAMSVNEALKLCPNLKMIAPNYPLYHELSKKLSDLLKKEIPLVEQYSIDEFFGDLSGYIKEEEIEEFAFNLKKKIKEELDLPISIGIASSKYLSKLITEHAKPDGIKLVKKEDIKNYIKNIPIEEFPGIGKKFHERLKGYGIKTLGNIENKKELFYSWKKPGIELYNRVCGIEDNKLNLQRDKKSIGIGRSFDAIYDRQELERRVLILSRYLCFIVKKTDKNPLSYAIKIKYESNLKAKDFINVNRIFNEEDFKKSMINLFKKNDTHHNHGIIQLNLTVYNFSNPNEYTYNIFEYESDIKKRELSNKIQILRQKYGVDIIKSASEIKKTI; from the coding sequence ATGTTTTTACACCTAGATTTAGACTGTTTCTTTGTATCAGCCCACAGAACTATTGATAAAAGTTTAGAAAATATTCCTACTGCCGTAGGAGGACGAAGTAATCTAAATATATTTTCTAGTAAAAAAGAGCTTAGACATATAAGTGAAAATGGTGGAGCTTTTGTTAGCACAATTCTAACAAATGAAGGCGAAAAAAGTTTTAAAGAATACTTTGTAGATGAAAACGGAAGAATAAGAGGAATCATCACTACAGCATCTTATGAAGCTAGAGCTTACGGAATAAAAACAGCAATGAGTGTAAACGAAGCTTTAAAGTTATGCCCAAACTTAAAAATGATTGCTCCAAACTACCCTTTATATCATGAACTTTCAAAGAAACTCTCTGATTTATTAAAAAAAGAAATCCCTTTAGTTGAACAATACTCTATTGATGAATTCTTTGGGGATTTAAGTGGCTATATAAAAGAAGAAGAGATTGAAGAGTTTGCATTTAATTTAAAGAAAAAAATCAAAGAAGAACTTGATTTACCTATCTCAATAGGAATAGCTTCATCAAAATACCTTTCAAAATTAATAACTGAGCATGCTAAACCAGATGGGATAAAACTTGTAAAAAAAGAAGATATAAAAAACTATATAAAAAATATTCCTATTGAAGAATTTCCAGGTATTGGAAAAAAATTTCATGAAAGATTAAAAGGTTATGGAATAAAAACTTTAGGTAATATTGAGAATAAAAAAGAACTATTTTACTCTTGGAAAAAGCCTGGTATTGAACTTTATAATAGAGTCTGTGGAATAGAAGATAATAAATTAAACCTTCAAAGGGATAAAAAATCTATTGGTATAGGTAGAAGTTTTGATGCTATTTATGATAGACAAGAACTTGAAAGAAGAGTTCTAATATTAAGTAGATATTTATGTTTTATTGTAAAAAAAACTGATAAAAACCCTCTTTCTTATGCTATAAAAATCAAATATGAATCAAATTTAAAAGCTAAAGACTTTATAAATGTAAATAGAATATTTAATGAAGAAGACTTTAAAAAAAGTATGATAAATTTATTTAAAAAAAATGATACGCACCATAATCATGGGATAATTCAATTAAATCTAACAGTTTATAATTTTTCAAATCCAAATGAGTATACTTATAATATTTTTGAATATGAATCAGACATAAAAAAAAGAGAACTTAGTAATAAAATCCAAATACTTAGACAGAAATATGGGGTAGACATAATAAAAAGTGCTTCAGAGATAAAAAAAACTATTTGA